A section of the Alkalihalobacillus sp. LMS39 genome encodes:
- a CDS encoding YjcZ family sporulation protein, whose translation MSGCTKGSSFTLIVVLFILLVIVGACCWYGGY comes from the coding sequence ATGAGTGGATGTACAAAAGGTTCAAGTTTTACACTAATCGTTGTGCTGTTTATCCTTTTAGTTATCGTTGGTGCTTGTTGTTGGTACGGCGGTTATTAA
- a CDS encoding multidrug efflux SMR transporter, with translation MNLDWMKVFVAAFFEVLWVIGLKHAHNVWTWSGTIIAIIISFYLLIMAGKKLPVGTVYAIFVGLGTAGTVMSEILFFGEPFKIEKILLVLLLLTGVIGLKLVTKQTIQEGSEA, from the coding sequence ATGAATTTAGATTGGATGAAAGTATTTGTTGCTGCTTTCTTTGAAGTTCTTTGGGTGATTGGCTTAAAACATGCTCATAACGTATGGACTTGGAGCGGTACTATTATTGCAATCATTATTAGCTTTTATTTACTAATTATGGCTGGTAAAAAACTACCGGTAGGGACCGTCTATGCCATTTTTGTTGGGTTAGGTACTGCAGGAACAGTGATGAGTGAAATTCTATTTTTCGGTGAACCATTTAAAATAGAAAAGATCCTATTGGTTCTTCTTTTATTAACTGGAGTTATCGGTTTGAAATTAGTGACAAAACAAACGATCCAGGAAGGTAGTGAAGCCTAA
- a CDS encoding phosphotransferase, translated as MKSYDENEEKLTGGNVSTVYRVGNTVRRELKNESASIHKLLQHLESNGFNFAPKFRGIDEKNREILSYIDGDAGHYPLKTYMWSPDVLREIAKMLREYHDAVSDFPRLHEWKPMENTPGPIEVVCHNDFAIYNIIFKHEKPVGIIDFDLAAPGPRLWDIAYTLYTCVPLSRLYHTEQGEAVFYDPLKDAARIRQRVALFFEAYGIKGMEKGFLQMVLLRVEGLCKYMIKRASEGDVAFQKMIDDGHLEHYQKELLFIREYGREWV; from the coding sequence ATGAAAAGTTATGACGAAAATGAAGAAAAGCTTACAGGTGGGAATGTCTCAACTGTTTATCGAGTCGGAAATACGGTTCGACGTGAGCTAAAGAATGAAAGTGCTAGTATTCATAAATTATTGCAGCATTTAGAAAGTAATGGTTTTAATTTTGCTCCGAAATTTAGAGGGATTGATGAAAAAAATAGAGAAATCCTTTCCTATATTGACGGGGACGCTGGTCATTATCCTTTAAAAACATATATGTGGTCTCCTGATGTTTTAAGAGAGATAGCAAAAATGCTCCGAGAATACCATGATGCTGTTAGTGATTTTCCGCGATTACATGAGTGGAAACCAATGGAGAATACGCCCGGACCAATCGAGGTTGTATGTCACAATGATTTTGCTATATATAACATTATTTTTAAGCATGAAAAGCCAGTCGGCATTATTGATTTTGACCTTGCTGCTCCCGGTCCACGACTATGGGATATTGCCTATACTCTTTACACTTGTGTTCCGTTGAGTAGGCTTTATCATACTGAACAAGGTGAGGCGGTTTTTTATGATCCGTTAAAGGATGCGGCCAGGATAAGACAACGTGTTGCGTTATTTTTTGAAGCTTACGGGATAAAAGGGATGGAAAAAGGTTTTTTACAAATGGTATTGCTACGAGTAGAAGGACTATGCAAATACATGATAAAAAGAGCGAGTGAAGGTGATGTTGCTTTTCAAAAGATGATTGATGACGGACATCTTGAACATTATCAAAAGGAATTGCTATTCATTCGTGAATATGGGAGAGAATGGGTTTAA
- a CDS encoding GNAT family protein, with the protein MILSNNLLLKPFTLPDADDLLHFQTSNKEFFEKFAMVRPDSFYTLLHQQSLIKKWEQGIENDTEYQYGIFQRETNNLIGIISLFQVMRGSLQSAFIGYFIDKGYNGKGYGTEAVTLLVNYAFESLKLHRIEAGVMPHNIGSIRVLEKSGFHKEGLAIKNVKINGKWEDHQVLAIINPADL; encoded by the coding sequence GTGATTTTGTCTAATAACTTATTATTAAAACCGTTTACTTTGCCTGATGCAGATGATTTACTTCATTTTCAAACAAGTAATAAAGAATTCTTTGAAAAGTTCGCAATGGTGCGTCCAGATTCATTTTATACACTTTTGCACCAACAAAGTTTAATAAAAAAATGGGAACAGGGTATTGAAAATGACACGGAGTATCAATATGGCATTTTTCAAAGGGAGACAAATAATCTTATCGGTATAATCAGTTTATTTCAGGTGATGAGAGGCTCTCTTCAGAGTGCGTTTATAGGGTATTTTATTGATAAAGGCTATAACGGTAAGGGATACGGAACTGAAGCTGTAACATTATTAGTAAACTATGCTTTTGAGTCATTAAAATTACACCGAATTGAAGCAGGTGTTATGCCTCATAACATAGGATCAATTCGTGTGTTAGAAAAGTCGGGATTCCACAAAGAAGGATTAGCTATTAAAAATGTAAAGATTAATGGGAAATGGGAAGACCATCAAGTATTGGCTATTATAAATCCTGCTGATCTCTAG
- a CDS encoding multidrug efflux SMR transporter, which produces MAWISLIFAGLCEMFGVAMINKLHHDRKWHSFILLLLGFGFSFIFLAYAMQTLPMGTAYAIWTGIGASGGAILGMTLYGESKDWKRLVFIAMVLSAAVGLKLVS; this is translated from the coding sequence ATGGCATGGATTTCTTTAATTTTTGCAGGTCTCTGTGAAATGTTTGGTGTTGCCATGATTAATAAATTGCATCACGACCGAAAATGGCACTCATTCATTTTGTTACTTCTCGGATTTGGTTTCAGTTTTATCTTTCTTGCTTACGCGATGCAAACTTTACCGATGGGGACAGCCTACGCGATTTGGACTGGTATTGGTGCATCTGGAGGAGCAATTTTAGGCATGACATTATATGGAGAATCTAAAGATTGGAAAAGGCTTGTTTTTATTGCGATGGTGTTAAGCGCAGCAGTTGGGCTTAAGCTTGTTTCTTAA
- a CDS encoding aminoglycoside phosphotransferase family protein translates to MELGKPIAIGNTAKIYHSHNKIIKVFNDFLPDTESINEANKQQYAYTCGLPVPEVFDVTQINGNQAIVMEYVAGDTLGDLLFKDKERAEYYMDISVDMQLDIHRIIPNPEVIEQMYDKLSRQIKSVSRLTQQQKTGLLKKLDSFAYESKLCHGDFHLYNVMKTDDNVVVIDWVDASAGDVRADVCRSYLLYSQVSRELAEMYLRLYCKKSGMGRDEVFQWAPVLAGARLSEHVATENSERLLKMINDSIS, encoded by the coding sequence ATGGAGTTAGGGAAGCCGATTGCTATAGGCAATACCGCGAAAATCTATCATTCTCACAATAAAATCATAAAAGTGTTTAATGATTTTTTGCCAGATACGGAATCTATAAATGAAGCGAACAAGCAACAATATGCTTATACATGTGGACTTCCTGTACCTGAGGTTTTTGATGTTACTCAGATAAACGGAAACCAAGCAATTGTTATGGAGTATGTTGCGGGAGATACTTTAGGAGATTTGTTGTTTAAAGATAAAGAACGTGCAGAATATTACATGGATATTTCAGTCGATATGCAATTGGATATACATCGAATTATTCCTAATCCAGAAGTTATCGAACAAATGTATGATAAATTATCTCGTCAAATAAAATCGGTCAGTCGACTTACTCAACAACAAAAGACAGGATTGTTAAAGAAATTAGATTCTTTTGCTTACGAGAGTAAGCTCTGTCATGGAGACTTTCATTTATATAATGTGATGAAGACTGACGATAATGTGGTCGTGATTGATTGGGTTGATGCGAGTGCCGGAGATGTTCGTGCGGATGTGTGTCGATCTTATCTTTTATATTCGCAAGTTTCAAGGGAACTTGCTGAAATGTACTTGCGGCTTTATTGTAAGAAAAGTGGCATGGGAAGGGATGAGGTGTTTCAATGGGCCCCAGTTCTTGCTGGCGCTAGATTATCTGAACATGTTGCAACAGAGAATAGTGAGCGACTTTTGAAGATGATTAACGACTCTATCTCATAA
- a CDS encoding helicase yields MEIEKPMITRTIEVGGLTKQQLRQRLQEFSVLVNEYGERLLADENFITSEKKYKVETVELTVRSLGFPDGATMPDIYKQADELGLKLCPLELGPYLRLHLLDQTEGNLGISLQNQAPTGSITVASKVLYEDDDFPKGFYLRRIDGQLWLRGYIADDLHMWNANDCFVFCLT; encoded by the coding sequence ATGGAGATAGAGAAACCAATGATTACGAGAACAATAGAGGTTGGTGGACTGACGAAACAGCAGTTAAGACAAAGGTTACAAGAGTTCTCTGTCCTGGTAAATGAATATGGAGAGAGATTGTTAGCGGATGAAAACTTTATAACTTCAGAGAAAAAATATAAGGTGGAAACGGTAGAGCTAACGGTGCGTTCGCTTGGGTTTCCAGATGGAGCTACAATGCCTGACATTTATAAACAAGCGGACGAACTTGGCTTGAAATTGTGTCCACTAGAGCTAGGACCTTACTTACGACTGCATTTGTTAGACCAGACAGAAGGGAATCTTGGGATTTCATTACAAAATCAAGCTCCAACAGGTTCAATAACAGTAGCATCAAAGGTCTTATATGAAGACGATGATTTTCCGAAAGGGTTTTACCTTAGACGAATAGACGGTCAATTATGGCTACGTGGGTATATTGCGGATGATTTGCATATGTGGAATGCGAATGACTGTTTTGTTTTTTGTCTAACGTAA
- a CDS encoding class I SAM-dependent methyltransferase, with the protein MTILYDNIGLTYDSTRQADTEITRRLRNHLQVSNQSKVLDVACGTGNYTVALENTGLQMSGMDVSKEMLNKARHKSTSIHWQEGDVKELPFESDHFDGVTCTLAIHHFNDLLPSFQEMFRVLNKGRLVIFTSSPEQMNQYWLNEYFPKAIADSAKQMPSLSLVNDRLEKAGFRIIGHEHF; encoded by the coding sequence ATGACTATTTTATATGATAACATTGGTTTAACCTATGATTCTACTCGTCAAGCTGACACTGAAATAACAAGACGATTACGGAATCATCTGCAAGTTTCTAACCAAAGTAAAGTACTTGATGTAGCATGTGGTACTGGAAATTATACGGTTGCATTAGAAAACACCGGTTTACAGATGAGTGGAATGGATGTATCAAAAGAAATGCTTAATAAAGCAAGACACAAATCAACATCAATCCATTGGCAAGAAGGTGATGTGAAGGAACTTCCTTTTGAAAGTGATCACTTTGATGGTGTAACGTGCACATTAGCCATCCATCACTTTAATGACCTTTTACCGTCATTTCAAGAGATGTTTAGAGTACTGAATAAAGGGAGATTGGTCATTTTCACATCTTCCCCTGAACAGATGAATCAATATTGGCTTAACGAATATTTTCCAAAAGCGATAGCAGATTCGGCTAAACAAATGCCTTCATTATCTTTAGTGAATGACCGATTAGAAAAAGCCGGTTTCAGAATTATTGGCCATGAACATTTTTAA
- a CDS encoding GNAT family N-acetyltransferase — translation MKVEGDIMIRTYRAEDKEYIVNAHYDLYNSEFGYDLSFRHFIEESVNGFIERTDCSENIFVLEKSEKQKGSISIKKVNDKTAQLGLFLVDPSVRGAGYGLKLVEAAINFSKEKGYEKVILWTNSELKAARTIYEKFGFTLMKTQPQKLSGKELIEEKWELMLLS, via the coding sequence ATGAAGGTGGAAGGTGATATTATGATCCGAACATATCGAGCAGAAGATAAAGAGTACATAGTCAATGCTCATTATGATTTATACAACAGTGAATTTGGATACGACTTATCTTTTCGTCATTTTATAGAAGAAAGTGTAAATGGATTTATCGAGCGGACCGATTGTTCTGAAAATATTTTTGTTTTAGAGAAAAGTGAAAAACAAAAAGGATCCATTAGTATTAAAAAAGTGAATGACAAGACTGCCCAATTGGGTTTGTTTCTTGTTGACCCTAGTGTTCGAGGTGCAGGTTATGGCCTTAAATTAGTCGAAGCAGCAATTAATTTCAGTAAAGAAAAAGGATATGAGAAGGTTATTCTTTGGACAAATAGTGAGTTGAAAGCAGCAAGGACAATTTATGAAAAGTTTGGTTTTACATTAATGAAAACACAACCGCAAAAGTTGTCCGGTAAAGAACTAATTGAAGAAAAATGGGAGTTAATGTTGTTAAGTTAA